From Streptomyces sp. NBC_00690, a single genomic window includes:
- a CDS encoding SseB family protein — MALKNIPDPGFSDDDGTADPRLAAALAVWAKDRTAERQVLEALQGARLLVPVVAVLGEVEVDEAGLRREKTSDMAVPTLTAGDRRALPAFTSLDSLARWDAQARPVAVPLHQALQAAAHEKADTLVLDLAGPVPFQLSGAALRALAEGRTSADPLDDPAVLDVLRQTVSAEPAVLRAQLVRGGQGADGTLALVLAEGAAQADAVRGVAEALAGHDVLRARLVRGLDLALLPVGAAPVGEPLFIRVV, encoded by the coding sequence GTGGCGCTCAAGAACATCCCGGACCCCGGTTTCTCCGACGACGACGGCACCGCCGACCCCCGACTGGCCGCGGCGCTCGCCGTCTGGGCGAAGGACCGCACCGCGGAGCGGCAGGTCCTTGAGGCACTCCAGGGGGCGCGACTGCTGGTTCCCGTCGTCGCCGTCCTCGGCGAGGTCGAGGTGGACGAGGCGGGGCTGCGCCGGGAGAAGACCAGCGACATGGCCGTGCCGACGCTCACCGCGGGTGATCGTCGGGCCCTGCCCGCCTTCACCTCGCTGGATTCCCTCGCGCGCTGGGACGCCCAGGCCCGTCCCGTCGCCGTGCCCCTGCACCAGGCGCTCCAGGCCGCCGCCCATGAGAAGGCCGACACCCTGGTCCTTGATCTGGCGGGGCCGGTGCCGTTCCAACTGAGCGGTGCGGCGCTGCGGGCACTCGCTGAGGGGCGCACCAGCGCCGATCCGCTGGATGACCCCGCGGTGCTCGACGTGCTGCGGCAGACGGTCAGCGCCGAGCCGGCCGTGCTCCGGGCCCAACTGGTGCGCGGTGGCCAGGGCGCGGACGGAACCCTCGCCCTGGTGCTGGCCGAAGGCGCGGCGCAGGCCGATGCCGTGCGCGGGGTGGCCGAGGCACTGGCCGGCCATGATGTGCTGAGGGCCCGCCTGGTACGCGGCCTCGACCTGGCGTTGCTGCCGGTCGGTGCGGCGCCCGTGGGCGAGCCCTTGTTCATCAGGGTCGTCTGA